AAAACGGTGGGAGAtggattatgaaaaaaaatcgtaaagactaaaatattaggtacattgAGAATTTGACAAATAGCATTAAAAATCGTTAAGGACAGCtaaaaatcatcaaataatgaataagtTATGTAGGTTATTGATCTTTtatcaatagttatatattaatatatattgaggTTAGATTGTCAGACTAAGGATTTTGTGTTTATGCACTATGTGTTTTTAGTATTCTTATTCTAAAATGTACatctaaaaatagaaatataatattttagtaataatgtatttttattttataataatttcaagattaaaacataatttttattttaagtaggtatacggAGTAGGGTTAGGTTATGAACAGATATCAACAGTaggtttatttaatcattaaatgtgGAAGTCAgccttgttattattaatttttttttaaatattgaatacgaatttaaaatattaacacttaattattattcggtCATTATTCAAATCGATTGATTAACTATATGGTATATCAACAAATTCTGTAAACGTAATGGCTATGACTTAAGTATCCACAAATTTGtcttatatcataaatattagatgtttttaaacaatataatgtataatttatattatacacataatattacatatatacagtGTATCACGGAGAAATGAAAATGttgcattaaaataacatttgaatGTGTTAGATCATTGTAATACGCTttgtatattcttaaatataataaacatgtatatatttatattgtacgatGATGagcgttaatatttattaaatttatcgtacGTATTTTGTAGGTTTCAAAAGGCTTGCATTAAATACGGTGTCCCAGACGTCGATCTATTCCAATCAGTTGACTTGTTTGAACAAAAgaatatatacagagtgaccATGACGATATTTGCCATCGGCAGGACGGTAAGAAACTAtagatatattcaaaaatagataaatatggcCGGGGGCAACATTGTTAGAAAAAGATATAATTCATCTTAGTCCATCTCTGTCAATTTATGGCGAAATATTGAAAGAAGTTTCACCACAAAGATatataactacatttttagaaaaatatggcATACACTTTAAGTTCTATAACTTGTACGAGTATATGTGTTGGCGTCTTTTTCTAATAATGTTGAGGCACTTGAAGGGATATGGGGGATGCACGGTGACCGGGAATGGCATTTATACCGATCGATGGTTACAGGCGTACAAACACCCAGAGTGGAGAGGCCCATTCTTGGGACCAAGGCCGTCAGAGGAGAACAAGCGCGAATGGACTGAAATGCAATTGCGGGCTGGAGAGGGCGTCATCGGATTGCAAGCCGGCCAAAACAAGGGTGCCACGCAAGCTGGCCAGAACTTCGGGGCTACAAGAAAGATCTTGCTCGGAAAATGAGCGTACACGCCACACTTGCAATTGCtatacgttttaattatttaatattgatctaacattattatttgtatgcgtttttgttaatattgctGTGGGTCACGTgtacaacgataatattataccatttgtTTCGCTATCGATGTTGTCAAGAGAGAAGATggacaaattgtatttataatttaataaataatataaatgaaaaataattattattatgtaatacaacaTACTCAATGCTCTTATAGAATCTGAGCATCACTACAACTTTATTGCAACAATATAAGTACAAAAGTCGTAACAGCCAACGACAGCACACTACATATATTCATTATGTGTTGAGGtaaaagaatacaatttttaatggaaaacaatatacatattacatagtttaaatatctaaaactgtttagattaaaaaaataaattgtaatgttgacacggaaaataatataagtgtttTCGTTgtgacaaatataataatattattactatattataatacgttaaaaggttttgtatattattttagttatccaaatttacattataatattatgatttaaatgtcTTTACTGAAATCGTACTGGTTAACTACGGGCCGACTACATACAACACAtgcatacattaaaaataattatacacttaaattaagtttcaacaataaaatttggaaataataattcctaaaaataatattattgttgccgGATACGTCATGTGTACTAGAATATACGCGtgcattaataaaatttatttaataacgttgtatattatattacattagaaATGTTTGTGTGATAATTACTTTGGGTGCAATATCattgaaatatgaaaaattctattattattttacaatattagtaGACAAATCTAAAGtaacaaattatgaaatttataaaagcaaaataattttacgttacttttattcatttattctactttaactatttttatttattttgatctccgtttaggtttttataaattctaatcaAAATGGACATATTTTGAACAGAAAAACAAATTGACTAGCCAAAAAGCACCAAAATGTGTTTCTAAAAATTggcatattatatctataatataatatatattaaatatatcatatattattttgagcattttatgaaatgtaataatacttttgttgtgaaaataaaaacagaacggcatgaatgtttatataatactaaggTAACATCTGAAACTCAAATCTATTGATTGTCACTCAATGTCAAAAACTGTATGTCTACTTGAAGATGTATTATtagtaagtttttttatttcgataccttattatgtgtattattatcatgtttcaataacaCTTAAAAATG
This sequence is a window from Rhopalosiphum maidis isolate BTI-1 chromosome 1, ASM367621v3, whole genome shotgun sequence. Protein-coding genes within it:
- the LOC113550521 gene encoding muscle-specific protein 20-like codes for the protein MPSGRPLWQVAGKRDLDQEVEAQQWIEAVTGEKFAPGLPFELALRDGVLLCKLMNKLAPGIIPKINTSGGDYKMMDNISQFQKACIKYGVPDVDLFQSVDLFEQKNIYRVTMTIFAIGRTAYKHPEWRGPFLGPRPSEENKREWTEMQLRAGEGVIGLQAGQNKGATQAGQNFGATRKILLGK